Within Streptomyces sp. SS1-1, the genomic segment GGTGCTTGAGTGTGCGGCGCCCACCGCTCCATGCCCAGAGGGGTCCACCGATGAGAAGCACCGGGTTCCGCCGTACCTTTGCCGCGCTGAGCGTCTGTTCGCTCGCCCTCGCCGCGTCCGCCTGCGGTTCGGGCGACGACGACTCGGCGAGCGGCAAGACCCGCATCACGGTCAACTGCATGCCGCCCAAGAGCGCCAAGGTCGACCGCCAGTTCTTCGAGCAGGACGTCGCCGACTTCGAGCGGCAGAACCCGGACATCGACGTCGTGCCCCATGACGCGTTCCCCTGCCAGGACCCGAAGACCTTCGACGCCAAGCTCGCCGGCGGGCAGATGGAGGACGTCTTCTACACGTACTTCACCGACGCCCGCCACGTCGTCGACATCAAGCAGGCGGCCGACATCACGCCGTACGTCAAGGAGCTCAAGAGCTACGGCACCATCCAGCAGCAACTGCGCGACATCTACACCGTCGACGGCAAGATCTACGGCGTCCCGCGCACCGGCTACTCGATGGGGCTGATCTACAACAAGGCGCTCTTCGCCAAGGCGGGCCTCGACCCCGACAAGCCCCCGGCCACCTGGGACGAGGTCCGCACCGCCGCCAAGAAGATCGCCGGCCTCGGCGGCGGCACGGTCGGGTACGCCGACTACAGCGCCCAGAACCAGGGCGGCTGGCACTTCACCGCCGAGCTGTACTCCCGGGGCGGCGACGTCGTCGCCCCCGACGGCAAGAAGGCCACCGTCGACTCGCCCGAGGGCCGCGCCGTCCTGCAGACCCTCCACGACATGCGCTGGAAGGACGACTCGATGGGCAGCAAGCAGCTGCTCGTCATCAACGACGTCCAGCAGATGATGGGTTCGGGCAAGCTCGGCATGTACCTGGCCGCCCCCGACAACATCCCGATCCTCGTCAAGGAGAAGGGCGGGAACTACAAGGACCTCGCCCTCGCTCCCATGCCGGGCGGCAAGGGCACCCTGATCGGCGGCGACGGCTACATGTTCAACAAGAAGGCCAGTCCCGAGCAGATCCGCGCCGGCCTGAAGTGGCTCGACCACATGTTCCTCACCCCCGGAGACGGCTTCCTCGGCGACTACGCCCGCGCCAAGAAGAACGACGCCCCCGTGGGCCTGCCCGAACCCCGCCTGTTCACCGGCGCCGCCGACGCCAAGGACCAGGAGGTGAAGAAGGCCAACGCCAACGTCCCGGTGGAGAACTACCAGCCGTTCCTCGACGGCAACCAGAGCCTCGACATGAAGATCGAGCCGCCGAGCGCCCAGCAGATCTACTCCGTCCTCGACGGTGTCGTCTCCGCCGTCCTCACCAAGGAGGACGCCGACATCGACCAGCTCCTGAAAGACGCGTCCGGCAAGATCGACGGAATCCTGGACCGGGGCTGACCCGTCATGACCGACACGGCTCAGCGACGGACCGTCGCGAAGGTCGCGGTACACCCCGTGCAGGCGCCGCCCCCGGCAGGGGACCGGAGGCGGCGCCGCCTCGCCGACCAGGCCCGCGCCTACGGCTTCCTCGTCGGCGGACTCGTCTGCTTCGCCCTGTTCTCCTGGTACCCGGCGATCCGCGCGGTCGTGATCGCCTTCCAGAAGTACACGCCGGGCGGCGAGCCCGAGTGGGTCGGCACCGCCAACTTCACCCGCGTCTTCCAGGACCCGGAGTTCGGCGCTGCCTGGCGCAACACGCTCACCTTCACGCTGCTCGCCCTGCTGATCGGCTTCGCGATCCCCTTCGTGCTCGCCCTGGTCCTCAACGAACTCCGGCACGCCAAGGCGTTCTTCCGGGTCGTGGTGTACCTGCCGGTGATGATCCCGCCGGTGGTCAGCGCCCTGCTGTGGAAGTGGTTCTACGACCCCGGCACCGGACTCGCCAACGAGGCGCTGCGCTTCCTGCACCTGCCGACCTCGAACTGGTCCAACGGCGCCGACACCGCGCTGGTCTCCCTCGTCATCGTCGCCACCTGGGCCAACATGGGCGGCACCGTGCTGATCTACCTCGCGGCGCTCCAGTCCATCCCCGGCGAGCTGTACGAGGCGGCCGAACTCGACGGCGCGAACCTGCTCCAGCGCGTCCGGCACGTCACGATCCCGCAGACCAGGTTCGTGATCCTGATGCTGATGCTCCTTCAGATCATCGCCACCATGCAGGTGTTCACCGAACCGTTCGTGATCACCGGCGGCGGCCCGGAGAACGCCACGGTCACCGTCCTCTACCTGATCTACAAGTACGCCTTCCTCTACAACGACTTCGGCGGAGCCTGCGCCCTGAGCGTGATGCTCCTCGTGCTCCTCGGCGCCTTCTCCGCCGCGTACCTGCGACTGACCCGCACGGAAGGGGAGAGCGCATGAGCACCCGGACCCTCCTCTCGCCGGCCGCCCTGGCCCGGCCGCGCGGCAAGGCCGTCTACTGGACCGTGTTCACCGGCACCGTCCTGCTGTTCGTGATCGCGTTCCTCTTCCCCGTCTACTGGATGGTCACCGGCGCGATGAAGTCGGCGGACGAGGTCGCCAGGACCCCGCCCACCCTGGTCCCGGAACGCTGGCACGTCAGCGGCTACACCGACGCCTGGGACCTGATGCAGCTGCCCGAACACCTGTGGAACACCGTCGTCCAGGCCGCCGGCGCCTGGCTGTGCCAGCTGGTGTTCTGCACGGCCGCCGCCTACGCCCTGTCCAAGCTGCGGCCCGCCTTCGGCAAGGTGATCCTGGGCGGCATCCTCGCCACCCTCATGGTCCCCGCCCAGGCACTGGTCGTGCCGAAGTACCTGACCGTGGCCGACCTCGGGCTGCTCAACGACCCCGTGGCGATCTGGCTGCCGGCCGTCGCCAACGCCTTCAACCTCTACCTGCTCAAGCGGTTCTTCGACCAGCTCCCGCGCGATGTGCTGGAGGCCGCCGAGATGGACGGCGCCGGCCGGCTGCGCACCCTGTGGTCGATCGTGCTGCCGATGTCCCGGCCGGTCCTCGGCGTGGTGTCGATCTTCGCCCTGGTCGCCGTCTGGCAGGACTTCCTCTGGCCGCTGATGGTGTTCTCCGACACCGACAAACAGCCCATCAGCGTCGCGCTCGTCCAGCTGTCGCAGAACATCCCGCTGACCGTGCTCATCGCCGCGATGGTCATCGCGAGCATCCCCATGGTCGCGATGTTCCTCGCCTTCCAGCGGCACATCATCGCGGGCATCGGCGCGGGCAGCACCAAGGGCTGATGTCCCCGGAACGCCTCCGGACGCCCTCCCCCTCCCGACAGAAAGGGCCACACCGTGGCACAGTCCCGTCCTGCCGCCGCACCGTGGTGGCGCTCCGCCGTCATCTACCAGGTCTACGTCCGCAGCTTCGCGGACGGCGACGGCGACGGCACCGGCGACCTCGCGGGCGTCCGCGCCCGGCTGCCGTACCTCGCCGAACTCGGCGTGGACGCCCTGTGGTTCACCCCCTGGTACGTCTCCCCGCTGAAGGACGGCGGCTACGACGTCGCCGACTACCGGGCGATCGACCCGGCCTTCGGCACCCTCGCCGAGGCGGAGAAGCTGATCGCGGAAGCCGGTGAGCTGGGCATCCGCACGATCGTCGACATCGTGCCCAACCACGTCTCCGACCAGCACCCCTGGTTCCGCGCCGCCCGCGAGGCCGGACCCGGCAGCCCCGAGCGCGAACTGTTCCACTTCCGGCCCGGACGCGGCCCCGACGGCTCCCTCCCGCCCAACGACTGGCCGTCGGAGTTCGTCGGCTCCACCGACCCCGTCTGGACGAGGCTGCCCGACGGCGAGTGGTACCTGCACCTGTTCACCCCCGAACAGCCCGACCTCAACTGGGCCCACCCGGCCGTCCGCCAGGAACACGAGGACATCCTGCGCTTCTGGTTCGAACGGGGCGTCGCCGGCGTCCGCATCGACTCCGCCGCCCTGCTCGCCAAGGACCCGGAGCTGCCCGACCTCGCCTCCGCCCCCGACCCGCACCCCTACGTCGACCGCGACGAACTCCACGACGTCTACCGCTCCTGGCGGGCCGTCGCCGACGAGTACGACGGCGTCTTCGTCGGCGAGGTCTGGCTGCCCGACCCCGAGCGGTTCGCCCGCTATCTGCGCCCCGACGAACTGCACACCGCCTTCAACTTCTCGTTCCTGTCCTGCCCGTGGGACGCGGAGCGGCTGCGGACGTCGATCGACACCACCCTCGCCGAGCACGCCCCCGTAGGCGCCCCCGCCACCTGGGTGCTGTGCAACCACGACGTCACGCGCACGGTCACCCGGTACGGCCGCGCCGACACCGGCTTCGACTTCGCCACCAAGGCGTTCGGCACCCCCACCGACCTCGCCCTCGGTACCCGCCGCGCCCGCGCCGCCGCGCTGCTCTCCCTGGCGCTGCCCGGCTCCGTCTACCTCTACCAGGGCGAGGAACTGGGCCTGCCCGAGGCGGACATCCCGCTCGACCGCATCGAGGACCCCATGCACGCCCGCTCCGGCGGCACCGACCCGGGCCGCGACGGCTGCCGGGTGCCGCTGCCCTGGGCGGCCGGGGAGCCGTACGCCGGCTTCGGCGCCCGGGTGGAGCCCTGGCTGCCGCAGCCCGAGGGGTGGGCCGCGTACGCCGCCGACCGGCAGGCCGCCGACCCCGGCTCCCTGCTCACCCTGTACCGCCGGGCCATCGCGCTGCGACCGGAGTTCGGCGAAGGGCCGTTGACCTGGGTGCCGTCGCCCGACGGTGTGCTCGCCTTCACCCGGGCCCCCGGCACCCTCTGCGTGGTCAACCTGTCCGGCACGCCCGCCGACCTGCCCCCGCACACCGAACTCCTGCTCGGCAGCGGGCCGCTGGACCCCGACGGCCGGCTGCCCCAGGACACCGCGGTCTGGCTGCGCACCTGAGACCGCCCCTCGCTCTCCCGCCATCCCCACGAAGGGATCAGCCCAAGCACCCCACCGAAGGGTGACAGCGACCCATACGGGTGCCGCGGGCGTCGGCCGGGTCGGGCACCTTCACCGTCACCGTCCTGGGCAGCACCGCCGGCACCACCCAGCAGCATCCCCGGCTGTCGGTGAGCGCCAACACCGGCCCGCAGAAGACTAGTTCAGCGAGGTGGAGGCGTACTCGACTTCGTGAGGGCGTCCGGGGCCTTCGGCACGTCCCCGCGCTTCGCCGCCTGGATCTGCTCGTACACACGGGTGCGCAGGGCGGCGAAGCGCGGGTCGACGCGGGTGCGCAACTGGTCGCGTCCGGCGGGCAGATCGACCGTGAGCTGCTCCCGGACGACCGTCGGGGACGCGGACAGCACGATCACCCGTTCCCCGAGATAGACGGCCTCGTCGATGTCATGGGTGACGAAGAGGATCGTGATGCCGCGTTCCCCCCACAACCCCCGCACCAGGTCCTCCAGATCGGCCCTGGTCTGCGCGTCCACGGCGGCGAACGGCTCGTCCATCAGCAGCACCCGCGGCTCGTACGCCAGCGCCCGGGCGATCGCGACCCGCTGCTGCATCCCGCCCGACAACTGCCACGGATA encodes:
- a CDS encoding ABC transporter substrate-binding protein, producing the protein MRSTGFRRTFAALSVCSLALAASACGSGDDDSASGKTRITVNCMPPKSAKVDRQFFEQDVADFERQNPDIDVVPHDAFPCQDPKTFDAKLAGGQMEDVFYTYFTDARHVVDIKQAADITPYVKELKSYGTIQQQLRDIYTVDGKIYGVPRTGYSMGLIYNKALFAKAGLDPDKPPATWDEVRTAAKKIAGLGGGTVGYADYSAQNQGGWHFTAELYSRGGDVVAPDGKKATVDSPEGRAVLQTLHDMRWKDDSMGSKQLLVINDVQQMMGSGKLGMYLAAPDNIPILVKEKGGNYKDLALAPMPGGKGTLIGGDGYMFNKKASPEQIRAGLKWLDHMFLTPGDGFLGDYARAKKNDAPVGLPEPRLFTGAADAKDQEVKKANANVPVENYQPFLDGNQSLDMKIEPPSAQQIYSVLDGVVSAVLTKEDADIDQLLKDASGKIDGILDRG
- a CDS encoding carbohydrate ABC transporter permease produces the protein MTDTAQRRTVAKVAVHPVQAPPPAGDRRRRRLADQARAYGFLVGGLVCFALFSWYPAIRAVVIAFQKYTPGGEPEWVGTANFTRVFQDPEFGAAWRNTLTFTLLALLIGFAIPFVLALVLNELRHAKAFFRVVVYLPVMIPPVVSALLWKWFYDPGTGLANEALRFLHLPTSNWSNGADTALVSLVIVATWANMGGTVLIYLAALQSIPGELYEAAELDGANLLQRVRHVTIPQTRFVILMLMLLQIIATMQVFTEPFVITGGGPENATVTVLYLIYKYAFLYNDFGGACALSVMLLVLLGAFSAAYLRLTRTEGESA
- a CDS encoding carbohydrate ABC transporter permease; amino-acid sequence: MSTRTLLSPAALARPRGKAVYWTVFTGTVLLFVIAFLFPVYWMVTGAMKSADEVARTPPTLVPERWHVSGYTDAWDLMQLPEHLWNTVVQAAGAWLCQLVFCTAAAYALSKLRPAFGKVILGGILATLMVPAQALVVPKYLTVADLGLLNDPVAIWLPAVANAFNLYLLKRFFDQLPRDVLEAAEMDGAGRLRTLWSIVLPMSRPVLGVVSIFALVAVWQDFLWPLMVFSDTDKQPISVALVQLSQNIPLTVLIAAMVIASIPMVAMFLAFQRHIIAGIGAGSTKG
- a CDS encoding alpha-amylase family glycosyl hydrolase — translated: MAQSRPAAAPWWRSAVIYQVYVRSFADGDGDGTGDLAGVRARLPYLAELGVDALWFTPWYVSPLKDGGYDVADYRAIDPAFGTLAEAEKLIAEAGELGIRTIVDIVPNHVSDQHPWFRAAREAGPGSPERELFHFRPGRGPDGSLPPNDWPSEFVGSTDPVWTRLPDGEWYLHLFTPEQPDLNWAHPAVRQEHEDILRFWFERGVAGVRIDSAALLAKDPELPDLASAPDPHPYVDRDELHDVYRSWRAVADEYDGVFVGEVWLPDPERFARYLRPDELHTAFNFSFLSCPWDAERLRTSIDTTLAEHAPVGAPATWVLCNHDVTRTVTRYGRADTGFDFATKAFGTPTDLALGTRRARAAALLSLALPGSVYLYQGEELGLPEADIPLDRIEDPMHARSGGTDPGRDGCRVPLPWAAGEPYAGFGARVEPWLPQPEGWAAYAADRQAADPGSLLTLYRRAIALRPEFGEGPLTWVPSPDGVLAFTRAPGTLCVVNLSGTPADLPPHTELLLGSGPLDPDGRLPQDTAVWLRT
- a CDS encoding ABC transporter ATP-binding protein; amino-acid sequence: MLDVRGLRKVYEASGRRVEAVRDLTFTVDPGELVCLVGPSGCGKTTLLKCVAGLLAPTGGEVLLEGRRVDGPPPAMAFVFQEYGRSLFPWMRVGENVELPLRQKKDLGRARRRALVRDALESVGLADAAGAYPWQLSGGMQQRVAIARALAYEPRVLLMDEPFAAVDAQTRADLEDLVRGLWGERGITILFVTHDIDEAVYLGERVIVLSASPTVVREQLTVDLPAGRDQLRTRVDPRFAALRTRVYEQIQAAKRGDVPKAPDALTKSSTPPPR